In Topomyia yanbarensis strain Yona2022 chromosome 2, ASM3024719v1, whole genome shotgun sequence, one DNA window encodes the following:
- the LOC131681111 gene encoding uncharacterized protein LOC131681111, with protein sequence MNCRQTLLSKTLFNGFTFILRCFGLSSYNFSSSNRAFYYSDITLVYTIAYLLAYAYFLGQYFESSFHYISDKSPQLSGFLVAITFSAVYLGGIVPCLIGLVYRKNILILYNNYIRLWFTLKQGTPENFDKKIGYNFIFKLIVIDGFTIIGAVGIRLRHYWLSGDAFLLYDALFNVFILAVNACVTNLFVAVAYLGAHYFRLLNYRVGKVNGMLKELDPKRHYWRSESTKKEWMYDRLIQELHMLARLHGEINRTVQRFMELHDPSLLVLVIKSFVVLITGLHGAYTAVIETFSLELLHRDNKITNSGLYCIDFSLIYADLATMINYLIIIVQFQMTNY encoded by the exons ATGAATTGCCGCCAAACGCTCTTGTCGAAAACCCTCTTCAACGGCTTTACTTTTATCCTACGCTGTTTCGGCCTATCGTCGTACAACTTCAGCAGTTCCAACCGAGCCTTCTATTATTCGGATATAACCCTCGTGTATACTATCGCCTACCTGCTGGCGTATGCCTATTTCCTTGGTCAATATTTCGAAAGTTCCTTCCACTACATCAGCGACAAATCCCCACAACTCAGTGGATTTTTAGTAGCCATTACGTTTAGCGCTGTTTATCTGGGAGGAATCGTCCCATGTCTGATAGGACTTGTATATCGCAAAAATATACTAATTCTGTACAATAACTACATCCGATTGTGGTTCACTCTCAAACAAGGAACGCCGGAAAATTTCGATAAGAAAATTggctataatttcatttttaaattaattgtcATCGATGGATTCACCATCATCGGAGCAGTGGGAATCCGCTTACGACACTATTGGTTGAGTGGAGATGCATTCCTGTTGTACGATGCCCTATTCAACGTTTTTATTCTGGCTGTGAACGCCTGTGTCACCAATCTGTTTGTCGCTGTTGCATATCTCGGTGCGCACTATTTTCGACTACTGAACTATAGAGTTGGAAAAGTGAACGGAATGCTCAAAGAGCTTGACCCCAAACGACACTACTGGCGGTCGGAATCGACCAAAAAAGAGTGGATGTACGATCGTCTAATCCAGGAGCTTCACATGCTGGCACGATTACATGGTGAAATAAACCGTACCGTACAAAGATTTATGGAACTGCACGACCCTTCCCTGCTGGTCCTGGTCATTAAGAGCTTCGTCGTATTAATAACAGGTTTACATGGAGCATACACCGCTGTG ATTGAAACGTTTAGCCTGGAACTACTTCATCGTGACAATAAAATTACCAACAGTGGCCTATACTGTATTGATTTCTCGTTGATATATGCG GATCTGGCAACGATgataaattatttaattatcATAGTACAATTTCAAATGACAAATTATTAG